A region from the Buchnera aphidicola (Astegopteryx bambusae) genome encodes:
- the iscU gene encoding Fe-S cluster assembly scaffold IscU, producing MSYSKEVIDHYENPRNVGSFSTKKKNVGTSLVGAPACGDVMKLQIKVNKHGVIEDACFKTYGCGSAIASSSLMTEWIKGKTLDQAKKIKNTKIVKKLNLPPVKIHCSILAEEAIKNAILDYNKKQKK from the coding sequence ATGTCTTATAGCAAAGAAGTAATAGATCATTATGAAAATCCAAGAAATGTTGGATCATTTTCTACAAAAAAAAAAAATGTAGGAACTAGTTTAGTTGGAGCCCCAGCATGTGGCGATGTTATGAAATTACAAATAAAAGTAAATAAACATGGTGTAATAGAAGATGCTTGTTTTAAAACATACGGATGTGGATCTGCTATAGCGTCAAGTTCCTTAATGACTGAATGGATAAAGGGTAAAACATTAGATCAAGCAAAAAAAATAAAAAATACAAAAATAGTAAAAAAATTAAATTTACCTCCTGTAAAAATACATTGTTCAATATTAGCTGAAGAAGCTATAAAAAATGCAATATTAGATTATAATAAAAAACAAAAAAAATAA